One segment of Neobacillus endophyticus DNA contains the following:
- a CDS encoding CvfB family protein: MSLKDFIGQTITLTVARQAAFGYFLTDGTEDVLLHHNETDRELNENDEVEVFLYVDSEGRPAASTVIPDVAVGRYAWVKVADVNPDLGVFLNIGLQKDILLGADDLPVHRNVWPNQGDLLYITLRVARNYLLYAKLANDQVIQSISVSATRKDFNKNVQGHIYRTAKVGSWIYSIEGFKGFIHESQRKQEPRLGEKVEGRIIDVKEDGTINVSLLARKQESQDLDADRIYEYLMSRNGAMPYSDKSMPEDISERFGLSKAAFKRGLGKLIKEGKIYQEGGWTYSKKE, from the coding sequence ATGTCTTTAAAAGATTTTATTGGTCAAACAATTACATTAACTGTTGCCCGCCAAGCAGCATTCGGCTATTTTCTAACAGATGGGACGGAAGATGTTCTTCTTCACCATAATGAAACCGATCGAGAATTAAATGAAAACGATGAAGTAGAAGTGTTTCTTTATGTCGATTCTGAAGGAAGGCCAGCAGCCTCTACGGTCATACCTGATGTGGCAGTCGGACGTTATGCCTGGGTAAAGGTAGCTGATGTGAATCCTGATCTCGGCGTGTTTTTAAATATTGGCCTGCAAAAGGATATATTATTAGGTGCAGATGATCTTCCAGTGCACAGGAATGTGTGGCCCAACCAGGGAGATTTACTGTATATCACGTTGAGAGTAGCCCGCAATTATCTTTTATATGCGAAACTGGCAAACGATCAAGTCATTCAGTCCATTTCTGTTTCTGCAACTAGAAAAGATTTTAACAAAAATGTCCAGGGGCACATTTACCGCACAGCTAAAGTAGGAAGCTGGATTTATTCCATTGAAGGCTTTAAAGGTTTTATTCACGAGTCCCAGCGTAAACAAGAACCGCGTTTGGGTGAAAAGGTTGAGGGGCGGATTATCGATGTAAAAGAGGACGGAACCATCAACGTGTCATTGCTGGCACGGAAGCAGGAATCGCAAGATCTTGATGCCGACAGAATATATGAATATTTAATGAGCAGAAATGGTGCGATGCCATACAGTGATAAGAGCATGCCGGAAGATATTTCGGAGCGGTTTGGTTTGAGTAAAGCAGCCTTTAAGAGGGGATTAGGAAAGCTAATAAAGGAAGGCAAGATTTATCAAGAAGGCGGCTGGACCTATTCGAAGAAAGAATAG
- the yjfP gene encoding esterase: MVIVENKQIENIPLLHIVKQEDYKDKLPLIIFIHGFTSGKENNLHYAYLLAEKGFRVLLPEALYHGERAQGLSEKELFAHFWEIVLMTIKEVSLLKDYFVESALADEERIGIAGTSMGGIATLGALTQYPWIKAAVSLMGSPTYEQLSLWQLEQLKSQGMKLPFNESDIEKQLSILRTYDLSQQPEKLNSRPLLFWHGKKDPIVPFSFTFEFYESLENQYFNQPERIKFIADEHADHKVSREGLQATIDWFENHL, from the coding sequence GTGGTCATCGTGGAAAATAAACAGATTGAAAATATCCCGCTGTTACATATTGTAAAACAAGAAGATTACAAAGATAAGCTTCCATTAATCATTTTTATTCATGGCTTTACCAGCGGAAAGGAAAACAATCTTCATTATGCCTACCTGTTAGCGGAAAAAGGTTTTCGCGTTCTATTACCCGAGGCATTATACCATGGGGAGAGAGCTCAAGGTTTATCTGAAAAAGAGTTATTTGCCCACTTTTGGGAAATTGTATTAATGACAATTAAGGAAGTGAGCCTTCTAAAAGATTATTTTGTTGAATCGGCTTTGGCAGATGAAGAAAGGATTGGGATTGCCGGCACTTCCATGGGAGGGATCGCCACACTAGGGGCTTTGACACAATATCCATGGATTAAAGCAGCCGTCAGTTTGATGGGAAGCCCTACATATGAGCAATTATCCTTATGGCAGCTGGAGCAATTAAAGAGCCAAGGAATGAAACTTCCATTTAATGAGTCTGATATTGAAAAGCAATTGTCCATCTTACGCACATATGATTTAAGTCAACAGCCTGAAAAACTTAATTCTAGACCGCTGCTGTTTTGGCATGGGAAAAAAGACCCAATTGTTCCATTTTCATTTACTTTTGAATTTTATGAATCACTGGAGAATCAATATTTTAACCAACCTGAAAGAATAAAATTCATTGCTGATGAGCATGCAGACCACAAAGTAAGCAGAGAAGGCCTGCAAGCAACAATCGACTGGTTTGAAAACCATCTTTAG
- a CDS encoding metal-sulfur cluster assembly factor has translation MNEELKENIMGALELVIDPELGIDIVNLGLVYDLELDEEGKLTVTMTLTAMGCPLAGTIVDQVKRALSDIPEAKDVDVNIVWNPPWNKDMMSRYAKIALGIR, from the coding sequence ATGAATGAAGAATTAAAAGAAAATATTATGGGCGCTTTGGAGCTTGTCATTGACCCTGAATTGGGAATTGATATTGTGAACTTAGGCTTAGTCTATGATTTGGAGCTTGATGAGGAGGGAAAATTGACAGTAACTATGACACTAACGGCAATGGGCTGTCCGTTGGCCGGCACGATTGTTGACCAAGTGAAAAGGGCTCTTAGTGATATTCCTGAAGCGAAAGATGTGGATGTCAATATAGTTTGGAATCCGCCTTGGAACAAAGATATGATGTCTCGTTATGCAAAAATTGCACTGGGGATTCGTTAA
- a CDS encoding Cof-type HAD-IIB family hydrolase, giving the protein MTEKHLIALDLDGTLLKDDKTISPKTKEVLNKAKEAGHVVMIATGRPFRSSEMYYHELELNTPIVNFNGAFMHHPLSQSWGFYHEPLDIKVAKDIVDACRSFQFHNIIAEVMDDVYFHYHDEKLLDIFGFGNPKITTGDLANFLKDSPTSLLIHTEEDQLKKIRSHLSEIHAEMIEQRSWAAPWHVIEIIKSGLNKAVGLKKAADYYGIPTDRVIAFGDEDNDLEMIEYAGYGVAMGNAIEELKNIANDVTLTNEENGVALYLEDLLNI; this is encoded by the coding sequence ATGACTGAAAAACATTTAATTGCACTGGATTTGGATGGAACCTTATTAAAAGATGATAAAACGATTTCTCCTAAAACGAAAGAAGTGCTAAATAAAGCAAAAGAGGCAGGTCATGTCGTCATGATTGCGACAGGGAGACCTTTTCGTTCCAGTGAAATGTACTACCACGAGTTGGAGCTAAATACACCAATTGTAAATTTTAATGGCGCATTTATGCACCACCCACTCAGTCAATCATGGGGATTTTATCATGAACCGCTTGATATCAAGGTTGCAAAAGATATTGTTGATGCCTGCAGAAGTTTCCAGTTTCACAATATAATTGCAGAGGTAATGGACGATGTTTACTTCCATTATCATGATGAAAAACTTCTAGATATATTTGGCTTTGGAAATCCAAAAATTACAACAGGTGATTTGGCTAATTTCCTGAAGGATTCCCCTACGAGCCTGCTGATTCATACCGAAGAGGATCAATTGAAAAAAATTCGCAGCCATCTTTCAGAAATTCATGCCGAAATGATTGAGCAGCGCAGCTGGGCTGCTCCATGGCATGTCATTGAAATTATTAAATCTGGTTTAAATAAAGCCGTCGGATTGAAAAAGGCCGCGGATTATTATGGGATTCCTACCGATCGGGTTATCGCCTTTGGAGATGAGGATAACGACTTGGAAATGATTGAATATGCAGGCTATGGAGTTGCAATGGGTAATGCGATTGAAGAATTAAAGAATATAGCCAATGACGTCACACTAACAAATGAAGAAAACGGAGTTGCCTTATATTTAGAAGATTTATTAAACATTTAA
- a CDS encoding DUF3813 domain-containing protein has translation MGNQLFQEARRFVEMAKNADAADRESTIVKAKNALSSAYANSTMAEQRQLQQMQQELDQIT, from the coding sequence ATGGGAAACCAATTGTTTCAAGAAGCAAGAAGGTTTGTTGAAATGGCGAAAAACGCCGATGCTGCCGACCGCGAATCTACTATAGTAAAAGCAAAAAATGCACTTAGTTCTGCTTATGCCAACTCGACGATGGCAGAACAAAGACAACTCCAACAAATGCAACAAGAGCTTGATCAAATTACCTAA
- a CDS encoding intracellular proteinase inhibitor, translating to MRILLCLILLIFPFFTNAMAKEAPLFHDIKVSGTNGNYVVTGESRMKTGKFLYSVEDGHVDLINESEVRTNGKGNSWKKFRLNIQILKEKLPKNGTVILNLYERGQDGKIKQIYPVVLQRFN from the coding sequence ATGCGAATTTTACTATGCTTAATCCTGTTAATCTTTCCATTTTTCACTAATGCCATGGCAAAGGAGGCACCACTTTTCCATGATATTAAGGTGTCAGGCACTAATGGAAATTATGTTGTAACAGGTGAGTCAAGAATGAAAACAGGAAAGTTCTTATATTCTGTTGAGGATGGACATGTTGATTTGATAAATGAATCAGAAGTAAGGACGAACGGGAAAGGAAACAGTTGGAAAAAATTTAGGTTAAATATACAAATACTTAAAGAAAAGCTTCCGAAAAATGGAACGGTAATCCTCAACCTTTATGAACGGGGCCAAGATGGGAAAATTAAACAGATATACCCCGTAGTACTGCAACGATTTAATTAA
- a CDS encoding YitT family protein, which translates to MVWLEVKKVMIVIIGAFLVAIGVNLFLVPANVYSSGFTGIAQLLSKVLGDYTSIHVSMGLLLLILNIPVAILGWKKVGKTFTIYSFLSVILSSFFLDLVPVKQVSNDILLNAVFGGVIVAVGVGITLKWGASTGGLDIIAMVLSKMKDKPIGPYMFVLNGIIIVTTGLIYDWQKALYTLVFLYASTRVIDAIHTRHLKLTAMIITKKANELKEAIHAKLSRGITMIPAKGAFSNEAREMMMIVITRYELFDLEIIIKEIDPNAFTNIIETTAVYGFFRRE; encoded by the coding sequence TTGGTTTGGCTCGAAGTAAAAAAGGTTATGATTGTGATTATCGGGGCTTTTTTAGTAGCAATTGGTGTGAATCTATTTTTAGTTCCAGCCAATGTTTATTCAAGCGGGTTTACCGGAATTGCTCAACTACTCTCAAAGGTACTTGGCGATTATACATCCATTCATGTATCAATGGGTCTATTATTATTAATATTAAATATTCCCGTAGCTATTTTAGGGTGGAAAAAGGTGGGGAAAACTTTCACGATTTACAGTTTTCTTAGTGTCATCCTATCTTCGTTTTTTTTGGATCTTGTTCCAGTGAAACAAGTTTCCAATGATATTTTACTTAATGCAGTATTTGGAGGTGTCATTGTAGCTGTCGGAGTAGGAATTACCTTGAAATGGGGCGCCTCAACCGGGGGCCTTGATATTATTGCGATGGTGCTTTCAAAAATGAAAGATAAACCCATTGGTCCGTATATGTTCGTTTTAAATGGAATCATCATTGTTACGACTGGCTTAATATATGACTGGCAAAAAGCGCTATATACACTTGTCTTTCTATATGCCTCCACAAGAGTAATTGATGCAATTCATACGAGACATCTTAAACTGACAGCCATGATCATTACGAAAAAAGCAAATGAGCTAAAAGAAGCCATACATGCAAAATTGTCACGTGGAATTACGATGATTCCGGCCAAGGGAGCCTTTTCAAACGAAGCAAGAGAGATGATGATGATTGTGATCACACGCTATGAACTTTTTGATCTCGAAATAATTATCAAAGAAATTGATCCAAACGCCTTTACAAATATTATTGAAACCACCGCAGTTTACGGATTTTTCCGGCGGGAATAA
- a CDS encoding DUF3941 domain-containing protein, with amino-acid sequence MPHTTDNDKKAQDNNALRHEKNMMREKNRQAGKNQYSKKTDHK; translated from the coding sequence ATGCCGCATACAACTGATAACGATAAAAAAGCACAAGACAATAACGCATTAAGACACGAGAAGAACATGATGCGCGAAAAAAACCGCCAAGCTGGAAAAAATCAATACTCCAAAAAAACAGACCACAAATAA
- a CDS encoding DegV family protein, translating into MPVRILADSACDLPKDFFEQNHVTLFPLKVQLNKEEYEDVRTIDPKSVYDAIRNGILPKTSQPSPHLFEQVFSQMAENNEDGIYIAFSSELSGTYSSAVMILNQVKEKYPNFNLTIVDTKCASLGFGLVVMEAAKLAANYASKEEILKDVYFRSEHMEHLFTVEDLDYLAKGGRLSKASAFLGGLLNIKPILNMEAGKLVPLEKLRGKKKVMLRLIELMKERGEHLEDQVVGISHSDNEQTALDVQAMIEEAFHPKEVKITSIGSAIGAHTGPGTIAIFFLNRMK; encoded by the coding sequence ATGCCGGTAAGAATACTTGCTGACAGCGCATGCGATTTACCAAAAGATTTCTTTGAACAAAACCATGTCACATTGTTCCCATTAAAAGTCCAACTAAATAAAGAAGAGTACGAAGATGTTAGGACGATTGATCCCAAATCAGTCTATGACGCGATCCGCAATGGAATTTTACCGAAAACCTCACAGCCTTCCCCGCACCTTTTCGAACAAGTCTTTTCTCAAATGGCGGAAAATAATGAAGACGGAATCTATATTGCATTTTCTTCAGAACTTTCTGGTACTTATTCGTCCGCTGTTATGATTCTTAACCAAGTGAAGGAAAAATATCCAAATTTTAATTTAACAATTGTCGATACCAAATGTGCTTCTCTTGGATTCGGGCTGGTGGTAATGGAGGCGGCGAAACTTGCTGCGAATTATGCCTCAAAAGAAGAAATATTGAAAGACGTGTATTTTCGAAGCGAACACATGGAGCACCTGTTCACTGTTGAGGATTTAGATTATTTGGCAAAAGGCGGCCGTTTATCTAAAGCTTCCGCATTTCTAGGAGGATTATTAAATATAAAACCAATTTTAAATATGGAAGCCGGTAAGCTTGTTCCCCTAGAAAAATTGCGCGGCAAGAAAAAAGTTATGCTGCGTTTAATTGAACTCATGAAGGAACGTGGGGAACATCTTGAAGACCAAGTGGTTGGAATCAGTCATTCTGATAATGAGCAAACAGCGTTAGACGTGCAAGCGATGATTGAAGAAGCCTTCCATCCGAAGGAAGTAAAGATTACATCCATTGGTTCTGCAATTGGAGCTCATACAGGTCCTGGCACTATTGCCATATTCTTTTTAAATAGAATGAAATAG